The Bernardetia litoralis DSM 6794 genome includes a window with the following:
- a CDS encoding ATP-binding protein, translating to MTSPFKVLEAYGRKDKEIFFGRNAEIQLLFKKTTESNLVLVYGASGTGKTSLVHCGLPICFSSDDWLPLHVRRKDHIGTAILEETNKYLQRKLKPHTPLHLAIKALHMTFFRPIYVIIDQFEELYILGSKEEQNQFYDFVQTVLSSEYNCKVILVMREEYLADLSEFEERVPQLFDYRVRVEKMRRANAKEVILKSVVAFDIEIEQPDETADLIVSQVAEQRSLIELTYLQIYLDRLFELAKTKQGTLAGYTNTINSNWAEPVIFNPELVKELSTIGDVLGEYLEDQVKKVQSNLPKTEERQVWTILNLLVTEDGTRVSMDLHEATNLMYSHGASKENIKFCLDELSKVRIIHLSEQRVELGHDSLALKIAERLTTEEKNLSKAKEIIQTGLKTYQNTGEVLSKNSLTLIESHLETLQLTTNEQDLITKSKRRAKANKVIKTISLIAIILMLGILAAWALRERSIAIGAKNQVQMQNEQMQGELNKSLQLSKQLDQKLGELVEKEKILEEVLKLDKSTYKVIENKNKEINQLGVTVDALKERIGEKDKTQDQIERRAKANELLTEALLKAEYNPNYSIRLAEIANQIYPSKNAQTTIENIYRSYLMNKYPKNNSVSIYENAKNLLNSNKIPKISETQKEDLGITPFE from the coding sequence ATGACAAGTCCATTTAAGGTATTGGAAGCGTATGGGCGCAAGGACAAAGAAATTTTTTTTGGTAGAAATGCCGAGATTCAATTACTATTCAAAAAAACAACAGAAAGTAATTTGGTTTTGGTCTATGGTGCATCTGGAACTGGAAAAACAAGTTTGGTGCATTGTGGTTTACCAATTTGCTTTTCTTCTGATGATTGGTTACCTCTTCATGTTCGTAGAAAAGATCATATCGGAACAGCAATTTTGGAAGAAACAAATAAATATCTTCAACGAAAACTAAAACCACATACGCCTTTGCATCTTGCTATTAAGGCACTTCACATGACTTTTTTCCGTCCTATTTATGTAATCATCGACCAGTTTGAGGAATTATATATTTTGGGTAGTAAAGAAGAACAAAACCAATTTTATGATTTTGTTCAGACAGTATTGTCTAGTGAATATAATTGTAAGGTTATTTTGGTCATGCGTGAGGAGTATTTGGCAGATTTGTCGGAGTTTGAAGAACGTGTTCCTCAGCTTTTTGATTATAGAGTGCGTGTAGAAAAAATGCGTCGTGCAAATGCAAAAGAGGTTATTTTGAAATCAGTAGTAGCATTTGATATTGAAATCGAACAGCCAGATGAAACGGCTGATTTGATTGTTTCGCAAGTAGCAGAACAGCGCAGTTTGATAGAACTTACCTATCTTCAAATTTATTTAGACCGTCTTTTTGAGCTTGCCAAAACAAAACAAGGTACACTAGCAGGATATACAAATACTATAAATAGTAACTGGGCCGAACCTGTCATTTTTAATCCCGAACTTGTAAAAGAACTTAGTACGATTGGTGATGTTTTGGGTGAATATTTGGAAGACCAAGTCAAAAAAGTTCAAAGTAATTTGCCCAAAACAGAAGAAAGACAAGTTTGGACAATTCTGAATCTTTTGGTTACAGAAGACGGAACTCGGGTATCTATGGATTTGCATGAAGCTACAAACTTGATGTATTCACATGGTGCAAGCAAAGAAAATATTAAATTTTGTTTAGATGAACTTAGCAAGGTTCGAATTATTCATCTTTCAGAGCAGCGTGTTGAGTTGGGGCATGATAGTCTTGCTCTAAAGATTGCAGAAAGACTCACAACAGAAGAGAAAAATTTATCTAAAGCTAAAGAAATTATACAAACAGGACTTAAAACTTACCAAAATACAGGAGAGGTTTTAAGCAAAAATAGCCTTACTTTAATAGAATCTCACTTAGAAACACTACAACTTACTACCAACGAACAAGATTTAATTACAAAAAGCAAACGCAGAGCAAAAGCAAATAAAGTTATCAAAACAATTTCTTTGATAGCAATTATTCTGATGCTTGGTATTTTGGCTGCTTGGGCATTGCGTGAAAGAAGTATTGCTATTGGTGCGAAAAACCAAGTACAGATGCAAAATGAACAAATGCAAGGCGAACTCAATAAATCACTTCAGCTTAGCAAACAACTAGACCAAAAATTAGGAGAGTTAGTAGAAAAAGAAAAAATATTAGAAGAGGTTTTGAAGCTTGATAAAAGTACTTATAAAGTAATTGAGAATAAAAATAAGGAAATTAATCAACTAGGTGTTACAGTAGATGCGCTCAAAGAACGAATTGGTGAAAAAGATAAAACTCAAGACCAAATAGAAAGAAGAGCAAAAGCAAATGAACTTCTGACAGAAGCATTATTAAAAGCTGAATATAATCCGAATTATTCTATTCGTTTGGCAGAAATTGCAAATCAAATTTATCCAAGTAAAAATGCTCAAACCACGATAGAAAATATTTATAGAAGTTATTTAATGAATAAATATCCTAAAAATAATTCTGTTTCTATTTATGAAAATGCAAAAAATCTTTTGAATAGTAATAAAATTCCTAAAATATCAGAAACACAGAAAGAAGATTTAGGAATTACACCATTTGAATAA
- the trxA gene encoding thioredoxin — protein sequence MAAIEATQATFTELISSSQPVLVDFWAEWCGPCQMMTPIVHELSDEFAGKAKIAKVDVDSNSELTVKYGVRNIPTILIFKDGEIVEKIVGTTTKKELQDRINKLV from the coding sequence ATGGCAGCTATCGAAGCAACACAAGCAACTTTTACAGAACTTATCTCTTCTAGCCAACCTGTTTTGGTTGATTTTTGGGCAGAATGGTGTGGACCTTGTCAGATGATGACTCCTATCGTTCATGAGCTTTCTGATGAGTTTGCTGGAAAAGCAAAAATTGCAAAAGTAGATGTAGATTCAAATTCTGAACTTACTGTAAAATACGGAGTTCGCAATATTCCTACAATTCTTATCTTCAAAGATGGCGAAATTGTAGAGAAAATCGTTGGAACAACTACTAAAAAAGAACTTCAAGATCGTATCAATAAATTAGTATAA
- a CDS encoding nitroreductase family protein, with protein MKNITTTITPKQINELIKNRRTIFPQECTGEQIDDKIIWQLLENATWSPNHGKLEPWHFFVFADNTREKLGDFLIKLYKKLTPKENYKEEKATKLRDRMSQSSHIIVVVAKTNQNPRIPEIEDIEAVACAIQNMQLSATVYGLASYWGTGALVYADETHSQLGLSKNEKIVGFLYLGVPKEGLIKEATRKPIQEKVVWIK; from the coding sequence ATGAAAAATATAACTACGACAATCACACCAAAGCAAATAAACGAACTTATCAAAAACAGAAGAACTATCTTTCCTCAAGAATGTACAGGAGAACAAATTGATGATAAAATAATTTGGCAACTTTTGGAAAATGCCACTTGGTCGCCTAATCACGGAAAACTAGAACCTTGGCATTTTTTCGTTTTTGCAGATAATACAAGAGAAAAATTAGGCGATTTTTTAATAAAATTATACAAAAAACTCACTCCAAAAGAAAATTATAAAGAAGAAAAAGCAACTAAATTACGTGATAGAATGAGTCAGTCTTCTCATATTATTGTAGTGGTTGCAAAGACAAATCAAAATCCACGTATTCCAGAAATTGAAGATATAGAAGCTGTTGCGTGTGCGATTCAAAATATGCAGCTTTCGGCTACAGTTTATGGTTTGGCAAGTTATTGGGGAACAGGTGCGCTTGTCTATGCAGACGAAACACATTCGCAACTGGGCTTATCTAAAAATGAAAAAATAGTTGGTTTTCTTTATTTGGGAGTTCCTAAAGAAGGCTTGATAAAAGAAGCAACACGAAAACCAATACAAGAAAAAGTAGTTTGGATAAAATAA
- a CDS encoding ABC transporter ATP-binding protein — protein MQNDNILTISDIRKEYHNHTALAGVSLSIPKGSIYGLLGPNGAGKTSLIRIITQITGADSGKILFEGEELSPKHISQIGYLPEERGLYPKMKVGEQLIYLGRLKGIPKAEIEKKLKYWLTTFEMKEWWNKEVGGLSKGMQQKVQFVATVLHDPKLLILDEPFSGFDPINANLLKDEILKLQQKGTTVIFSTHRMESVEELCDTIALINKSHKIFEGKKADIKMSHRTHIFEVQTDKPISESGNSFAILKESKETDFKTYITSVKINEGVAKNALLQELVSDYEIISMQEKLPSINDIFIKMVEEK, from the coding sequence TTGCAAAACGACAATATCCTCACTATTTCAGATATTCGAAAAGAATATCACAATCATACAGCTCTTGCAGGCGTTAGTCTTTCTATTCCAAAAGGAAGTATTTATGGACTTTTGGGACCAAATGGCGCAGGAAAAACTTCGCTTATTCGTATTATTACGCAGATAACAGGCGCAGATAGTGGTAAAATTCTTTTTGAGGGAGAAGAACTTTCTCCAAAACATATTTCTCAAATTGGTTATCTTCCCGAAGAAAGAGGACTTTATCCAAAAATGAAAGTAGGCGAACAGCTTATTTATTTGGGAAGATTAAAAGGAATTCCAAAAGCTGAAATTGAGAAAAAATTAAAATATTGGCTCACTACTTTTGAGATGAAAGAATGGTGGAATAAAGAAGTTGGAGGACTTTCAAAAGGAATGCAGCAAAAAGTGCAGTTTGTAGCAACCGTTTTGCACGACCCAAAATTATTGATTTTAGATGAGCCTTTTTCGGGTTTTGACCCAATAAATGCTAATCTTTTGAAAGATGAAATTCTTAAACTTCAACAAAAAGGTACAACTGTTATTTTTTCAACACATAGAATGGAATCTGTTGAAGAACTTTGTGATACAATCGCATTGATTAACAAATCACATAAAATATTTGAAGGCAAAAAGGCAGATATAAAAATGAGCCACCGAACACACATCTTTGAAGTGCAAACGGATAAGCCTATTTCTGAAAGTGGAAATTCATTTGCTATTTTGAAGGAAAGTAAAGAAACAGATTTTAAAACTTATATTACTTCTGTCAAAATAAACGAAGGAGTTGCAAAAAATGCGCTTTTGCAGGAACTTGTCAGTGATTATGAAATTATTTCTATGCAAGAAAAATTACCTTCTATCAATGATATTTTTATTAAAATGGTAGAAGAGAAATAA